From the genome of Colletotrichum higginsianum IMI 349063 chromosome 4, whole genome shotgun sequence, one region includes:
- a CDS encoding Peptidoglycan binding domain-containing protein, with the protein MSSETPNYVNCAHATAPQDGNFANRKRLVICCDGTWNNSNHDADSVPTNVSRLSAAVAHKCCTGMAQVVYYHRGPGTEEWSVASFMGGLLGLGVKQDIVDCYRFICDNYNPGDEIIIVGFSRGAFTARSIASMVCSLGFLNRTGLSYLGLIYKDYQSFNKWTDAKCYDKKKHLLGFNVDQLKLRVEKEYLDKILEIQKKKNEKDIPEDELWHLEHQLTRTLEERDRALTHCNLEKKLEEEKRELFVKLTAQKKNGVMKFRKMAKAYRKQLGRYQMCLTRRQQVGDSEEFEAVEGRVKAVGIWDTVGSLGIPKMPWSLGKGRRSTDELRFVGTNIHPNIDHAFHGLALDEWRTPFGPTLWSRKDSNTNTKLRQVWFPGCHSNVGGGSNSQQISKIALAWMADQLTSVGVEFSKCEMKRIFSTISHGDEIRPWGLGKISSPDSLYTTLPDQAWSALTLPYRAYRGHQPESSVRRPGLSRNRRDDAFLTNTEELVHPSVRVRYLYHGLGLDDSAEWSCEALTGRGWQLSYQKMPPTKEQIRQGRDAGVVDEYKTVAGSVTAVHEQYAKDRSRAPDGTLVRTEHPSESELAKLNVPKNTWTWRQSELPGIRPLGEEQIGVWERMFIDVNDKLVKLQDECDREKTMQKTAGDRLRDLATEKVVRSLGMAQWIVKASLGVVFGAAPAKVFPVGYPLQHGYHDFVSWQRGLESGPAAAGVSGDVKAYLDMSNGHHQHEATEGHVPVHYHWQNDGTH; encoded by the exons ATGTCGTCCGAAACCCCCAACTACGTCAATTGCGCTCATGCTACGGCCCCACAAGATGGCAACTTTGCCAATAGGAAGAGGCTGGTCATCTGCTGTGACGGGACATGGAACAACTC AAACCATGACGCAGACTCGGTGCCTACCAACGTCAGTCGTCTCTCTGCCGCAGTTGCACACAAGTGCTGCACCGGCATGGCCCAGGTTGTCTACTACCACCGCGGCCCCGGTACAGAAGAGTGGTCGGTCGCCAGCTTCATGGGAGGCTTATTAGGTCTGGGAGTAAAGCAG GATATCGTAGACTGTTATCGCTTTATCTGCGACAACTACAACCCAGGAGACGAGATCATCATCGTCGGGTTCTCGCGCGGAGCGTTCACGGCCAGGTCGATCGCGTCCATGGTCTGCTCCCTCGGGTTCCTCAACCGGACCGGCCTCAGCTACCTCGGCCTAATCTACAAAGACTACCAGTCCTTCAACAAATGGACGGACGCAAAGTGTTACGACAAGAAGAAACATCTCTTGGGGTTCAACGTCGACCAGCTCAAATTGCGGGTCGAAAAGGAATATCTCGACAAGATTTTGGAGAtccaaaagaagaagaacgagaAGGACATCCCCGAAGACGAGCTGTGGCATCTCGAACATCAGCTTACCAGAACTCTGGAGGAGCGCGACAGGGCCTTGACTCACTGCAACCttgagaagaagctcgaggaggagaagcgggAGTTGTTCGTTAAATTGACGGCTCAGAAGAAGAACGGGGTCATGAAATTTCGCAAGATGGCCAAGGCCTACCGCAAACAGCTCGGCAGG TACCAAATGTGCTTGACTCGTCGACAGCAAGTCGGTGACTCTGAGGAgttcgaggccgtcgagggtAGAGTTAAAGCCGTTG GTATCTGGGACACTGTGGGAAGTTTGGGTATTCCCAAGATGCCGTGGTCATTGGGGAAGGGCAGACGCAGTACTGACGAG CTGCGCTTTGTGGGCACCAACATTCACCCCAACATCGACCACGCGTTCCACGGCCTGGCCTTGGATGAATGGAGAACGCCCTTCGGTCCCACGCTCTGGAGTCGCAAAGATAGCAACACCAACACAAAGCTCCGCCAGGTGTGGTTCCCCGGGTGTCATAGCAACGTCGGAGGAGGCTCGAACTCGCAGCAGATTTCCAAGATTGCGCTTGCAT GGATGGCGGACCAACTGACGTCCGTCGGTGTGGAGTTCAGCAAGTGCGAGATGAAGCGCATATTCAGCACCATTTCCCACGGGGACGAGATACGTCCATGGGGCCTTGGTAAGATCAGCAGCCCGGATAGTTTGTACACGACCCTCCCAGACCAGGCGTGGAGCGCGCTCACGCTGCCTTACCGCGCATACCGCGGACACCAGCCCGAGAGCTCCGTAAGGAGGCCGGGTCTGTCCCGGAACAGAAGGGACGACGCGTTCCTCACCAACACCGAGGAGCTGGTGCACCCCTCCGTCAGGGTCCGATACCTGTACCACGGCCTGGGGCTGGACGACAGCGCCGAGTGGTCGTGTGAAGCCCTGACCGGGCGCGGCTGGCAGCTCAGCTACCAGAAAATGCCGCCCACGAAGGAGCAGATCCGGCAGGGGCGGGACGCGGGCGTCGTGGATGAGTACAAGACCGTCGCGGGGTCCGTCACTGCGGTCCACGAGCAGTACGCGAAGGACAGGTCCCGCGCGCCGGACGGGACGCTCGTACGAACCGAGCATCCCTCGGAGTCGGAGCTCGCGAAGCTGAACGTCCCGAAGAACACCTGGACCTGGAGACAATCGGAGCTGCCCGGGATCCGGCCCCTGGGCGAGGAGCAGATCGGCGTCTGGGAGCGCATGTTCATCGACGTCAAcgacaagctcgtcaagCTGCAGGACGAGTGCGACCGCGAGAAGACGATGCAGAAAACAGCCGGCGACCGTCTCCGGGACCTGGCGACCGAGAAAGTGGTACGCTCGCTCGGCATGGCCCAGTGGATCGTCAAGGCCTCGCTaggcgtcgtcttcggcgcgGCTCCGGCGAAGGTGTTCCCCGTCGGGTACCCTCTGCAGCACGGGTATCACGACTTTGTTTCCTGGCAAAGGGGCCTGGAGTCGGGCCCCGCTGCTGCCGGTGTCTCTGGGGACGTCAAGGCGTACCTCGACATGTCAAATGGGCACCACCAGCACGAGGCTACCGAGGGCCATGTGCCTGTCCATTACCATTGGCAGAACGACGGCACGCACTGA
- a CDS encoding Major facilitator superfamily transporter, with protein MTSTFDVKGSLAPGRDDVESPAVKEDLSHSSPLPTDAEEEKALLWKQDRRIIPLSAGIYFLCFLDRSNIGNAKILNSSSGHDMQTETGMSNRDFTIALMIFLIAYALFEVPSNILLKKLRPSRWLAFLMFSWGAVTIGLGGANDFATVTGVRFLLGVFEAGLFPGLVYYLTFWYRHDERSVRVAMILASATLAGAFGGAIAYGIGHMNQVHGMSGWRWLFIIEGIPSCLSALFVWFFLPDYPESAGWLTEREKDLAARRLYSEGSKSSHKSMSWEEAKATLTDWRLYGHYLVYFAMSTPFSSLSLFTPSITSGLGFVDLQAQLMTVPPYAAAYVVQIIVAWSADRFNARGAHSAALALVGGIGFAVSAVLPPDAYNARYGCLIVGASGAFACIPPLLGWLTSNIFSTAATGLAIALNVSIGAGLGQIPGVWIYKAEEKARGYPTGHWANAALLFVVVVGCAGLRVYYGVKNRQILRRAEEDGTVARLYKL; from the exons ATGACCTCTACGTTCGATGTCAAGGGCTCACTCGCCCCGGGCCGCGATGATGTCGAGTCGCCCGCAGTGAAGGAG GACCTCTCCCACTCATCACCCCTCCCaaccgacgccgaggaggaaaaggCCCTCCTCTGGAAGCAGGACAGGCGCATCATCCCGCTGTCGGCGGGCATCTACTTCCTCTGCTTCCTCGACCGCTCCAACATCGGCAACGCCAAGATCCTCAACTCGTCGTCGGGCCACGACATGCAGACCGAGACGGGCATGTCGAATCGCGACTTCACCATCGCCCTCATGatcttcctcatcgcctACGCCCTCTTCGAGGTGCCCTCCAACATCCTGCTCAAGAAGCTCCGCCCCTCGCGCTGGCTCGCCTTCCTCATGTTCTCGTGGGGCGCCGTCaccatcggcctcggcggcgccaacgacTTCGCGACCGTCACGGGCGTGCGCTTCCTCCTGGGCGTCTTCGAGGCCGGGCTGTTCCCCGGCCTCGTGTACTACCTCACCTTCTGGTACCGGCACGACGAGCGGAGCGTCCGGGTCGCCATGATCCTGGCGAGCGCGACGCTGGCGGGGGCTttcggcggcgccatcgcctaCGGCATCGGGCACATGAACCAGGTGCACGGCATGTCCGGGTGGCGCTGGCTGTTCATCATCGAAGGCATCCCGTCGTGCCTGTCGGCCTTGTTCGTGTGGTTCTTCCTGCCGGACTACCCGGAGAGCGCCGGGTGGCTGACGGAGCGGGAGAAGGACctcgcggcgcggcggctgTACAGCGAGGGCAGCAAGAGCAGCCACAAGAGCATGTCGtgggaggaggccaaggcgaCGCTGACGGACTGGAGGCTGTACGGGCACTATCTCGTGTACTTTGCCATGTCGACGCCCTTCTCTTCGCTGTCGCTCTTCACGCCGTCCATCACGTCGGGGCTGGGCTTCGTGGATCTGCAGGCGCAGCTCATGACAGTCCCTCCGTACGCAGCTGCATATG TCGTGCAGATCATCGTCGCCTGGTCGGCAGACCGCTTCAACGCGCGCGGCGCCCACTCGGCGGCCCTcgcgctcgtcggcggcatcggcttCGCCGTGTCGGCCGTGCTGCCCCCGGACGCCTACAACGCGCGGTACGGGTGCCTCATCGTCGGGGCGTCGGGCGCTTTCGCGTGCATCCCGCCGCTGCTCGGGTGGCTGACGTCCAACATCTTcagcacggcggcgacggggctcGCGATCGCGCTCAACGTCAGTATCGGCGCCGGGCTCGGGCAGATCCCGGGCGTCTGGATCTacaaggccgaggagaaggcaAGGGGCTACCCGACGGGCCACTGGGCCAACGCGGCGCTGctgttcgtcgtcgttgtcgggTGTGCCGGCCTGAGGGTGTATTACGGGGTGAAGAACCGTCAGATCCTGAGACGAGCGGAGGAGGATGGAACGGTAGCGAGGTTGTACAAGTTGTGA
- a CDS encoding Duf1237 domain-containing protein: MPAFTMLSGNIQTRRARIIVIAFLVIVFLLFFNNSHLGRGGGAAYLDPADAGRPPAAADKPTQQQPPPHGNQDKDGELPVAHGEPDAASDKLKADAEGGDSYRNQDENLVKQPAPANAGANGKPGDASKPSDAATTKPLPPTPPADCESFENWMRKRPGPASEGKRQFPLVRPRPECRTFRLPAMEALIERMKGVIKDPDLHRLFENAYPMTLDSMVKWRGFANETDEATGETRVTDQELTYVITGDIDALWLRDSAEQISPYLSLLEASEDHDSLAGLWRGLINAHSRYIVISPYCHSFQPPPESGIPPTHNDAYSRNHPMPPYDPKKVFDCKWELDSLASFLKMSVAYAEKTGDWQFFGKYGWVDAVEAAVNAAGAMRLGTYSAEGKVEKSAWTFTGWTDRGSETLTNDGLGNPIRENGMVRTAFRPSDDACIFQFLVPANMMWAKYLESASEIMARLEGDRARKLTTAMREQALGIRRGIERDAIVSRPGFGDIFAYEVDGYGGANLMDDANVPSLLAMPLWNFTQTSLGPVEDEKDKKATKHDYTEVYRNTRRFVLSDANSYFMKGPVISAVGGPHVGPGRAWPMAAVIAAMTAYDPISGVEDVDGEVGTQMRMVLDSTAGTGVLHESVNSWNEKVWTRAWFGWANGLFGELILRIEEAEKKKGGGGGLLGKSWQDSPASSTASSPKI, from the coding sequence ATGCCTGCCTTCACGATGCTTAGCGGCAACATCCAAACGCGGCGCGCCcgcatcatcgtcatcgcctttctcgtcatcgtcttcctgcTGTTCTTCAACAACTCCCATCTCGGCaggggaggcggcgccgcaTACCTGGATCCGGCGGATGCTGGACGGCCGCCCGCCGCAGCCGACAAACcgacgcagcagcagccgccacCACATGGGAACCaggacaaggacggcgagcttCCTGTTGCCCACGGCGAGCCCGACGCCGCGAGCGACAAGCTCAAGGctgacgccgagggcggggaCTCGTACCGCAACCAGGACGAGAATCTGGTCAAGCAGCCGGCGCCCGCAaacgccggcgccaacggtAAACCCGGAGACGCCTCGAAGCCCAGCGAcgccgcgacgacgaagccgctgccgccgacgccgcccgccgacTGCGAGTCCTTTGAGAACTGGATGCGCAAGCGGCCCGGCCCAGCGTCCGAGGGCAAGCGCCAGTTCCCGCTCGTCCGACCCCGTCCGGAATGTCGTACCTTCCGCCTACCGGCCATGGAAGCGCTCATCGAGCGCATGAAGGGCGTCATCAAGGACCCGGACCTGCACCGGCTGTTCGAGAACGCGTACCCGATGACGCTCGACAGCATGGTCAAGTGGCGCGGCTTCGCCaacgagacggacgaggcgacGGGCGAGACGCGCGTGACGGACCAGGAGCTCACGTACGTCATCACGGGCGACATCGACGCGCTCTGGCTTCGGGACAGCGCCGAGCAGATCAGCCCGTACCTGTCGCTGCTCGAGGCGTCCGAGGACCACGACTCCCTCGCGGGCCTATGGCGCGGTCTCATCAACGCGCACTCGAGGTACATCGTCATCTCGCCCTACTGCCACAGCTtccagccgccgcccgagagcGGCATCCCGCCGACCCACAACGACGCCTACTCGCGCAACCACCCGATGCCGCCCTACGACCCCAAAAAGGTTTTTGACTGCAAGTGGGAGCTCGACTCGCTTGCCTCGTTCCTTAAAATGTCTGTGGCATacgccgagaagacgggcgacTGGCAGTTCTTCGGCAAGTACGGCTgggtcgatgccgtcgaggcggccgtcaacgccgccggcgccatgcGCCTCGGCACCTACTCGGCCGAAGGCAAGGTCGAGAAGTCGGCCTGGACTTTTACGGGCTGGACGGACAGGGGTTCAGAAACTTTGACTAATGACGGGCTCGGTAACCCGATCCGGGAGAATGGCATGGTGCGGACGGCGTTCCGGCCGTCGGACGACGCGTGCATCTTCCAGTTCCTCGTGCCGGCCAACATGATGTGGGCCAAGTACCTCGAGTCGGCGTCCGAGATCATGGCACGGCTCGAGGGCGATCGGGCGCGCAAactgacgacggcgatgcgcgAGCAGGCGCTCGGGATCCGCCGGGGCATCGAGCGGGACGCCATCGTCAGCCGGCCCGGGTTCGGCGACATATTCGCGTACGAGGTTGATGGGTACGGCGGCGCGAACCTCATGGACGACGCCAACGTGCCTTCGCTGCTGGCGATGCCGTTGTGGAATTTTACGCAGACGAGCCTGGggcccgtcgaggacgagaaggacaaAAAGGCGACGAAGCACGACTACACCGAGGTGTACCGCAACACGCGTCGGTTCGTGCTCAGTGACGCCAATTCGTACTTCATGAAAGGCCccgtcatctcggccgtTGGCGGGCCGCACGTCGGGCCGGGCAGGGCGTGGCCGATGGCGGCCGTCATCGCGGCCATGACGGCGTACGACCCGATCTCGGgtgtcgaggatgtcgacgggGAAGTCGGGACTCAGATGCGCATGGTGCTGGACTCGACGGCAGGTACGGGGGTCCTGCACGAGAGCGTCAACAGCTGGAACGAGAAGGTCTGGACGCGGGCGTGGTTCGGCTGGGCCAACGGCCTGTTTGGGGAGCTGATTTTGCGGATCGAGGAggcagagaagaagaagggcggcggcggtggcctgCTGGGGAAGAGCTGGCAGGACTCGCCTGCGTCAAGCACGGCGAGTTCCCCAAAGATATGA
- a CDS encoding C6 transcription factor — protein sequence MSPHWLIQPPPLSSTHRQGSLVNNKKKRRGRGKRMSTVSSPSPSTGSPQPERPRLPSIARWGAACAQCASAKAKCLRSNDTPGSKCDRKTTQLEDRLNRLVNSLRVSGNTSALTAEASQPASFARQTPLVADYSTALPSGHPGPDFYTQTPESPCTVLNLASAGPINIPESYNSFVPPKCICRPEPGEAPPPPDNDENLLKIYRKELAPRFPFVLVPDGVSASTLGATRPFLMAAIRMVASYRSMRSRRGQMYRLLNHVADYMMLRSERSFDLLLGLVVMIAWFHHHCLIHAQLNQLVSLAACLVGELGLKRSPSLPERTRLLVMRPWELRERTNEERRVLLAVWYLSSAISMEVREIDPMRYSGYMQQCMRELQESGEHESDMHLVYIVKIQRLCERISDLRSQEDADEEEDTVSRAPVSAYVSGFRAELNKLQAEMPPRLRHNRKSHLQTVVVVVVVFSWSPTLTLPRTAFLKIRMATARLRIHEPPNIDAELLASLSKSLDYFGGGGGPSRALDAFYQSNAALKAWFDTWLSMPEDSFCTMPISTTSHMVYAVMMLSRWAWLASSWGCGGGDNGLSSTTTPTLTSEPLDPSEGNPNITLAAIEAAISPNTPAAASSSSSPPAAQKAGCCNSGNNGSSPWQTTLPDKKLPHALVALRARLATQPGLILDAGEYLDRVVAQLERFDAAYRAMSVDGGGECGNIWSLGATKVKIARLRHERWFRMVAAQAEVGEMEEQVRWGGSGVGGPETMVGEVELQDSFLTSMQMPEWDAGMTWDQSMAYHDPMAADQHLWTDMMIPGDQNWGLGGSGGRYV from the exons ATGAGCCCGCACTGGCTCATACAACCACCCCCTCTATCGTCAACTCACAGGCAGGGCTCGCTAGTGAACaataagaagaagagaagaggaagaggcaaAAGAATGTCTACGGTTTCGTCACCGTCCCCATCGACTGGGAGCCCACAGCCGGAACGGCCCCGTCTGCCGTCCATCGCGCGATGGGGCGCCGCTTGTGCGCAGTGTGCGTCGGCCAAAGCCAAGTGCCTCCGGTCCAACGACACGCCGGGATCAAAGTGTGACAG GAAAACAACCCAGCTGGAAGATCGCTTGAACCGTCTCGTGAACTCCCTGCGAGTATCTGGCAACACCTCCGCCCTCACAGCCGAGGCCTCCCAACCCGCCTCCTTTGCAAGACAGACACCTCTGGTCGCCGACTACTCCACCGCACTACCATCCGGCCACCCGGGGCCGGATTTCTATACGCAGACTCCGGAATCTCCATGTACTGTGTTGAACTTGGCCAGTGCCGGTCCAATCAACATCCCCGAGTCGTACAACTCGTTCGTCCCGCCTAAATGTATATGCAGACCTGAGCCCGGCGAggccccgccgcctcccgaCAATGATGAGAACCTGCTGAAGATCTACCGTAAAGAGCTGGCGCCGCGGTTCCCGTTCGTGCTGGTACCCGATGgcgtctcggcctcgaccctcggcgcgacgaggcccttCCTCATGGCCGCCATCCGGATGGTGGCGTCGTACCGGAGCATGAGGTCGAGGCGGGGGCAAATGTACCGTCTGCTGAACCACGTCGCCGACTACATGATGCTGCGGTCCGAGAGGTCCTTTGacctcctgctcggcctcgtgGTCATGATCGCGTGGTTCCACCACCACTGCCTTATCCACGCGCAGCTAAACCAGCTCGTGTCCCTGGCCGCCTGTCTTGTGGGCGAGCTGGGCCTGAAGAGGAGTCCGAGCCTGCCCGAGCGTACCAGACTCTTGGTGATGCGCCCCTGGGAGCTGAGGGAGCGGACGAACGAGGAGCGGCGTGTCTTGCTGGCGGTGTGGTACCTCTCCTCTGC GATTTCCATGGAAGTACGCGAGATAGACCCGATGAGATACTCGGGTTACATGCAGCAGTGCATGCGGGAGCTCCAAGAGAGCGGGGAGCACGAGTCGGATATGCACCTTGTCTACATTGTCAAGATCCAACGGCTCTGCGAGAGGATATCCGACTTGAGGTCCCaagaagacgccgacgaggaagaggataCCGTATCTCGAGCGCCCGTATCGGCATATGTATCTGGTTTCAGGGCCGAGCTCAACAAGCTCCAGGCCGAAATGCCTCCCAGGCTACGACACAACCGCAAGTCTCATCTGCAaaccgtcgtcgtcgtcgtcgtcgtgttTTCTTGGTCTCCCACACTAACACTGCCGCGCACAGCCTTTCTCAAGATACGAATGGCCACCGCCCGACTCCGCATCCACGAGCCCCCCaacatcgacgccgagctgctcgccTCCCTGTCAAAGTCCCTCGACTACTTCGGTGGCGGAGGGGGCCCGAGCAGAGCGCTGGACGCTTTCTACCAGTCCAACGCCGCGTTGAAGGCGTGGTTCGACACCTGGCTCTCGATGCCCGAGGATAGCTTCTGCACTATGCCGATatcgacgacgtcgcacATGGTCTACGCCGTCATGATGCTGAGCCGGTGGGCGTGGCTCGCATCATCGtggggctgcggcggcggcgataaCGGCCtctcttcgacgacgacgccgacttTGACCTCGGAGCCACTCGATCCGTCGGAGGGTAATCCCAACATCACGCTGGCGGCGATAGAGGCGGCCATCAGCCCCAACACGCCtgccgcggcgtcgtcgtcgagcagtCCTCCGGCAGCGCAGAAGGCAGGGTGCTGCAACAGCGGCAACAACGGCAGCTCGCCGTGGCAGACGACGCTGCCGGACAAGAAGCTGCCACATGCCCTCGTGGCGCTGAGGGCGCGGCTCGCGACGCAGCCGGGCCTGATTCTCGACGCCGGGGAGTACCTGGACCGGGTCGTGGCGCAGCTGGAGAGATTCGACGCGGCGTACCGGGCCATGTCGGTCGACGGAGGCGGGGAGTGCGGGAATATATGGAGCCTGGGGGCGACCAAGGTGAAGATTGCCCGGCTGAGGCACGAGAGGTGGTTCAGGATGGTGGCTGCGCAGGCGGAGGTCGGGGAGATGGAAGAGCAGGTCAGATGGGGAGGTTCGGGGGTAGGAGGCCCGGAGACGATGGTGGGCGAGGTCGAGTTGCAGGACAGCTTCCTCACGTCGATGCAGATGCCCGAGTGGGACGCGGGCATGACATGGGACCAGTCGATGGCGTATCATGATCCGATGGCGGCGGACCAGCACCTTTGGACGGACATGATGATACCGGGGGATCAGAATTGGGGGTTGGGTGGGAGTGGCGGGAGGTATGTATGA
- a CDS encoding Cell morphogenesis protein: MPIQRVPPAAPDASSSIAGSQTRIIQLVIEAIRNANRDRRRAAPNGQHTRRNPALAIDLSFQGMQTIPDTVIDLANGDLERLLETLDLGYNKLRVVPEQIAHLSSLKVLSIPHNLVTKLPFCIGGMNSLRSLKIDRNPLEFPPSEVFRSLDENDATDTFVAEQIKRFLRQHGHSQPTNSAVEISVVDAANAIARCLPDLHKVLLTLGSSTRQTLTVKSPLERIVERTGIYLREVQLFVQFAVEEDSEDARLGLPRACKTLLEACSRICSEILNNTDLIVDKVGAHKVRGLLGLMHRTCMELRLVVIARSFVEPETPESTSSANCLVTRRLASRQLAAAGMRASSLPLDAGLSTAILKWDPESLKAKALAPSDGDVSFNALSNSLQEACGLVLATMPLLSDQILASWSKDTARKPGSRPARLWETLLTACSSNRQKAILLRNCLGSLSPRDLATRDQPLLVDSASQLISSWTQLGGHLITLRDALRLSADVKKYLRIIQTTMKKCAHLLRLWTEGSASKRPLEQEARADQRLKSQ, translated from the exons ATGCCCATCCAAAGAGTGCCTCCAGCCGCGCCGGATGCTTCTTCGAGTATTGCAGGCAGTCAAACTCGCATCATTCAACTCGTCATCGAGGCCATCAGAAATGCGAATCGTGACAGGCGGCGTGCTGCGCCAAACGGACAACACACGCGCAGAAACCCGGCCCTTGCCATCGACCTCAGTTTCCAGGGGATGCAGACTATCCCTGACACCGTCATCGACTTGGCCAACGGCGACCTAGAACG ATTGCTGGAGACATTGGATCTCGGGTACAATAAACTGAGAGTTGTCCCTGAGCAGATTGCTCATCTTTCATCGCTCAAAGTGCTCTCCATTCCGCACAACCTCGTCACAAAACTGCCGTTCTGCATCGGCGGTATGAACTCATTAAGAAGCCTAAAGATTGACAGGAATCCTCTCGAGTTTCCCCCGTCAGAGGTATTTCGATCCCTTGATGAGAACGATGCGACAGATACCTTCGTGGCCGAGCAGATCAAACGATTCCTTAGACAGCACGGACACAGTCAACCCACGAACTCCGCGGTGGAAATCAGTGTGGTCGATGCGGCAAACGCCATCGCCAGGTGTCTGCCCGACTTGCATAAAGTTCTTTTGACCCTCGGAAGCTCAACTCGACAGACACTCACCGTTAAATCACCCCTGGAAAGAATTGTCGAACGCACTGGCATATACTTACGGGAAGTACAACTGTTCGTCCAATTTGCAGTGGAAGAGGACTCGGAAGATGCCAGGCTTGGTCTTCCAAGAGCTTGCAAGACGCTCTTGGAAGCCTGCTCGCGAATATGCTCGGAAATACTGAACAACACCGACCTGATTGTCGACAAGGTGGGAGCCCACAAAGTCCGGGGTTTGCTGGGTCTCATGCACAGAACGTGCATGGAACTACGGCTTGTGGTGATCGCGAGGAGCTTTGTTGAGCCGGAAACCCCTGAGAGCACTTCCTCAGCAAACTGCCTTGTCACTAGGAGACTGGCGTCTCGTCAACTAGCTGCAGCTGGCATGAGGGCCTCGTCACTTCCCCTGGACGCCGGTCTGTCGACGGCCATTCTGAAATGGGACCCAGAATCACTCAAGGCGAAAGCTTTGGCCCCTTCCGACGGGGACGTATCATTCAACGCACTATCAAACTCTCTACAAGAAGCCTGTGGTCTTGTACTGGCAACCATGCCTCTGCTGAGCGACCAGATCTTGGCCAGTTGGAGCAAGGACACGGCACGCAAGCCCGGATCTCGGCCAGCGAGGTTGTGGGAAACTCTACTTACCGCCTGTTCGAGTAACCGGCAGAAGGCTATACTTTTACGAAACTGCCTGGGTTCCCTCTCGCCCAGAGATCTAGCGACAAGAGACCAGCCACTGCTCGTCGACTCTGCTTCTCAGTTGATAAGCAGCTGGACCCAACTTGGCGGGCACCTAATAACATTGAGGGACGCACTGCGCCTCTCGGCTGACGTCAAAAAATATCTCCGCATCATACAGACGACCATGAAAAAGTGTGCGCATCTGCTTCGCCTCTGGACGGAAGGATCCGCGAGCAAGCGGCCTCTCGAGCAGGAAGCGCGAGCCGATCAACGATTGAAATCACAGTAG